The following proteins are encoded in a genomic region of Glycine max cultivar Williams 82 chromosome 18, Glycine_max_v4.0, whole genome shotgun sequence:
- the LOC102667524 gene encoding uncharacterized protein isoform X1 has translation MAPDPESETGLGPRLKLSNMSIPELISELRDSFLSRDFDRVEEVLVARDARLTKELEEKKREIGSLRERIDFERLEKINAELELKRLREKEKGCGEKLVKSDNNNNNNNNNGFGLGGGIVVKSEKKCMDEEGVVEVVEGGKIGVLREKERGVDGLENEKGKKVVGINNSVSLNRNGGGIGASAGGELGLKPVIVIVDSDDECNSQATLNKKETTSCINIIDDEHRSSSSGAPQKNLLTGLAERIGNLKRKFVSSRELDANINALDDFDSDSSCSGSSSSSSSGPYDKDLPTNHKKLRADATSPVLKF, from the exons ATGGCCCCGGACCCCGAATCCGAAACCGGGTTGGGTCCGAGGCTGAAGCTGAGCAACATGAGCATCCCCGAGTTGATTTCCGAGTTGCGCGATTCGTTCCTGAGTCGCGACTTCGACCGAGTTGAGGAGGTCCTGGTGGCGCGGGATGCGAGGCTGACGAAGGAGCTTGAGGAGAAGAAGCGGGAAATCGGGTCCCTCAGAGAAAGAATAGATTTCGAGAGGTTGGAGAAGATCAATGCCGAGTTGGAACTGAAGAGGCtcagggaaaaagaaaaagggtgtGGGGAGAAGTTGGTGAAgagtgataataataataataataataataataatgggtTTGGTTTGGGTGGTGGGATTGTTGTGAAGAGTGAAAAAAAGTGTATGGATGAGGAGGGTGTTGTTGAAGTGGTAGAAGGTGGAAAGATTGGGGTTTTGAGAGAGAAGGAAAGAGGGGTTGATGGGTTGGAGAATGAGAAGGGGAAGAAAGTTGTTGGAATCAATAACTCTGTGTCTCTGAATAGAAATGGTGGTGGTATTGGTGCTTCAG CAGGGGGAGAATTGGGATTGAAACCTGTTATTGTTATAGTAGACAGTGATGATGAGTGTAATTCACAAGCAACATTGAACAAAAAAGAGACTACTTCATGTATTAATATTATAGATGATGAACATAGAAGTTCATCATCAGGAGCACCCCAGAAAAATCTTCTAACAGGACTGGCTGAACGCATTGGAAatctcaaaagaaaatttgtttcTTCGCGCGAATTGGATGCAAATATCAATGCCTTGGATGACTTCGATAGTGATTCTTCCTGTTCTGGTTCCAGTTCTAGTTCCTCTTCTGGTCCATATGATAAGGATCTACCAACAAACCATAAGAAATTGAGAGCTGATGCAACCAGTCCTGTATTGAAGTTTTAA
- the LOC102667524 gene encoding uncharacterized protein isoform X2 — protein sequence MAPDPESETGLGPRLKLSNMSIPELISELRDSFLSRDFDRVEEVLVARDARLTKELEEKKREIGSLRERIDFERLEKINAELELKRLREKEKGCGEKLVKSDNNNNNNNNNGFGLGGGIVVKSEKKCMDEEGVVEVVEGGKIGVLREKERGVDGLENEKGKKVVGINNSVSLNRNGGGIGASGGELGLKPVIVIVDSDDECNSQATLNKKETTSCINIIDDEHRSSSSGAPQKNLLTGLAERIGNLKRKFVSSRELDANINALDDFDSDSSCSGSSSSSSSGPYDKDLPTNHKKLRADATSPVLKF from the exons ATGGCCCCGGACCCCGAATCCGAAACCGGGTTGGGTCCGAGGCTGAAGCTGAGCAACATGAGCATCCCCGAGTTGATTTCCGAGTTGCGCGATTCGTTCCTGAGTCGCGACTTCGACCGAGTTGAGGAGGTCCTGGTGGCGCGGGATGCGAGGCTGACGAAGGAGCTTGAGGAGAAGAAGCGGGAAATCGGGTCCCTCAGAGAAAGAATAGATTTCGAGAGGTTGGAGAAGATCAATGCCGAGTTGGAACTGAAGAGGCtcagggaaaaagaaaaagggtgtGGGGAGAAGTTGGTGAAgagtgataataataataataataataataataatgggtTTGGTTTGGGTGGTGGGATTGTTGTGAAGAGTGAAAAAAAGTGTATGGATGAGGAGGGTGTTGTTGAAGTGGTAGAAGGTGGAAAGATTGGGGTTTTGAGAGAGAAGGAAAGAGGGGTTGATGGGTTGGAGAATGAGAAGGGGAAGAAAGTTGTTGGAATCAATAACTCTGTGTCTCTGAATAGAAATGGTGGTGGTATTGGTGCTTCAG GGGGAGAATTGGGATTGAAACCTGTTATTGTTATAGTAGACAGTGATGATGAGTGTAATTCACAAGCAACATTGAACAAAAAAGAGACTACTTCATGTATTAATATTATAGATGATGAACATAGAAGTTCATCATCAGGAGCACCCCAGAAAAATCTTCTAACAGGACTGGCTGAACGCATTGGAAatctcaaaagaaaatttgtttcTTCGCGCGAATTGGATGCAAATATCAATGCCTTGGATGACTTCGATAGTGATTCTTCCTGTTCTGGTTCCAGTTCTAGTTCCTCTTCTGGTCCATATGATAAGGATCTACCAACAAACCATAAGAAATTGAGAGCTGATGCAACCAGTCCTGTATTGAAGTTTTAA